The Corylus avellana chromosome ca11, CavTom2PMs-1.0 genome contains the following window.
GATCAGCAGTGCATTACTTAATTTTTATGTGCAGGAATCAGTTGCTGGAGCTGCGGAAGACTGCCTTAAGATGGCAAGGCGAATGGGTCGGACACCAAACCTGAACAGTGCAAAGCTGGCTATTAGATTATCAGAAATCAACCCTTACAGGGCTCAGATAGAATGGTACAAAGCATCCTGCGATGAGTCTGATGATCAGATGGGGTACTATGATTGCTTCAAGCAAAGGGAAACCTCAAGAAGGGACTCAACAGTTGACTTGAACAGGTACAAGCTTGCGAGTTTCTGGAACCGAGTCATCGACATGCTGGAGAAGAATGAACTGCCTCACGATTTTCATAGGCGTGCTAAATGGGTGAATACCTCCCAGTTCTATAAGCTCCTGGTTGAGCCTTTGGAAATTGCTGAATACTATAGAAATGGTATGCACCGTGTCAATGGCCATTACTTGAGCCATGGAAGAGAGAGGAGGTTTGAGATTTTTGATAGGTggtggagagagagaagggttAGCGAGGAAGAAAACAATCAGAGGAGCAAATTTGCAAGCTTGACTCAAGATTCATGCTTCTGGGCAAGGGTGGAAGAGGCAAAGGAGTGGCTTGATGAGGCCAGACAAGAAAGTGACAGAAAAGTGCTGGCTTTGTTGTGGGAGAAGATTAATGGATTCGAAAGGTATGCAAGGAAATTGGTGGAAAGTAAGGAAGTTTCTAAAGATGTTGTGGCAAGGAATTCAAGCTATAGTAAGTGGGTGAAAGAATACAGTGCATTGAAATCACAGATGATGTAGTATCTCCCTCACTCAGTTTCCAAATTTTTGGATGGGGAGATGCTTTCCTTAGTCTGTACTCCAGGATAATAATGCTTTCTAGTGTTTATCTTATCTACTTATTTTGATGCATATCTTTTGcgataatatttttcttcaattactGTTTATCCCGAAAGTTTAAACCGATTGGAAatgataaatataataatttaatcaatgtTCTAATACtttccctcacgtgtgggcttaaACTGATAAATCagcacttatctcaaaagttcaagcaatagaaaatgataaatttaatcatttaatcaatattttaacaatttcgAATTTACATTGACCTAAAAAGTAGTTTGTAATTCTGTTTTTGGCAAAACAAAATATGTGACTAGGAACATACCTCTAAAACAAGCAACAAAGAGTTCATTGGACAAACAAGTTCCAACATGTGAGGGAAGTCAAGGCTTCCCATTGGGACTGTCGATATTCCTAACAGGTCCCTTAAACCATTTTCTTGCATCCAACACCCACCAAAGCATTATCAGACCCAAACCAATACCCAAAGCCACTGGTGCATAGTTGAAAGTATTCCAAGTAATTGGGTAGTAAGTTGGCAAAAGAAAGACTGAACAGGTATAACAGATCCACAAAAAGGCAACCAAGCAGATTGGCCTTCTTGCTTTCCCCAAATAAAATGGCCCGGGGTTGAAGTTTTCCTCAGCCATAACCATCCTTGCAAAGATTGGAACTGCATAGCCTCCAACCCACCCAATCGTACATATAGATGTTATGGCAGTGAAGACTACATTGACCTTTAAGATTGGGAGTCCAAGAAGAATGCAGATGGCTGCACACAGCCACACAGCATTTGAGGGAACTTTGTGCTTTGGGTGTATTTTTCGCCATACGGATGAAAAGGGAACTCCTTTATCTCTTGATAGAGCATATACCTGAAGAGTGCCATGGTTCAGTGCAATGCTTGTGcagaatataaacaaatatagGGCAAACTTTACTTACCCCCAAACTATTGAGGGTTTTTTTGCAATCATAATCCcgaattatcaaaatttgcaatgtcgaGTTCTCAAGTTTCTGCTTCTTTTAATTTCACGATCTTGTTAGGACTTTTTGTTAACCGGTAAAAAGTTCCCAGCAACCGACCATTGGGATTAGTGGTCACCCCTAGTTGCAAAACAGATTTTTTGTTGTGGAAGCTCAAAATCAAGCTAGACAGTGAACTCTCATTCCCCCAAAACACCTACCATTCCTAGTGCAGATAAtaaccacatatatatatatgaaaatgacAGCCACTTACAACTCTGGCAGCACTCGTAGTGATGGAAAGACCACCGAAGAAGAATGAAGCCCATATgacaaaaagtaaaatgatAGCTCCAGCACCACTATGATATCTCCCATAGAATGCATCATAGAGTATTTGAGCTGGCACGAATACTCCAGCGGTTTCGTTGCTCGGATCATATAGGTAGCTGAAATCCTGAGTGAAAAGTTGCAAAGCATATCATATAAGAAAATATCCAGAGAgcgaaaaaaaaattagataaaatatGCAAATTATGTGGAGCTCACTGTTAGACATATCACAAAGGAAGATTTTGCTACACAGTTTGCATGGAAATCATTGCATAGTAATTTCTAGAAAAAAGCAGGAAGTGCATCTTATAAGAGGAAGATTGAATGCACTCTTTAAATCCTCAGGTTGTCCTTTATGCTATAATTTACTGccaaaaagatgaagaaaatgacTAGCCAAAAGAAATAGAGGAACTGAACTAACATATTAAAACCAAGATTTCTgaactttcttatttttttggNNNNNNNNNNNNNNNNNNNNNNNNNNNNNNNNNNNNNNNNNNNNNNNNNNNNNNNNNNNNNNNNNNNNNNNNNNNNNNNNNNNNNNNNNNNNNNNNNNNNGCTGCCCACAGACAGCCCAGTGCAGCAGTAGGCTCTGATTACTTGTAAGGATTATTTCTTTTGACACAAAATGAACCATAGGTGGTGGCTAAAATCTCATGCATTTTGTTGAAAAACAGAAATGGCACCATTTGGTGTACCTCAGCAGGTGATTACATCCAACTAGATGTCTTTTCTCATTCAATTTGCTTTCATACACCAACAAAATTACAGACTATAAATCATCAGCACACATACCTGAATGctgaaagtaagggccaaaatGTAAGCCCATCCAAATAATGTAATGATCCCAATGCTAGACAGAATTGCAATAGGACCATTCTTGTCTGCACCTTTGGTTTCTTCAGTTAGATGTGCTGCGGCATCATATCCATATAGTGAATACTGACTGACAAGAAAAGATAGAACGACTGCATAAGGTTTGCTTGATATTCCAGTTGATTCGGGTGACGTTTCAAAATGTGTGAATACATATGAGGCAGATTGTGTGGTCTGTGCTACCAAGGGAAGCATTATAACAATAACAGTTCCTCCAATAACCTGAAAAAAGGATTGCAGTCAAAATTTAGAACTGAAGTAATTACATTCACATGATATTTTAATTCACAACAGCTGATATAGAGATTGAAAGACTAGATTCTGTCAGTGAGGCATACTGTTACCACATAAGAACTATATGAAAgcatatttccttttgtttaAGAATTCTTATTCCTTCATTTTGGTATGATACAATTCTTTGAAACTgaaggggaaagaaaagaagctaCATCTATAAAATGGAAACCATAGGGTAACTATAAGGCTTATTGAGCAAGATGAGAGTTcctaattttaggaaaaaaaattagaaacttatAACCATTCCCATTCCAGATAATTTTAAGattccatttcctccatttttaaaaccaaacaGAGCTACTGCATCTTAGAAACTTAATTGCCAACTGCTGGATTGAGGATGTGTCATGCATAGCCACTGCAAGAGACCCTAATTGCCTTGCTGATGATTAACCATGTCTTACAACTAAAAACTATTGCTAActttgctgatttttttttatatatatatatagaaaaagaagattaGGCAAttagaaattttattatttttctaacacAAATATTTAATTGCTTTATCATGTTGGCTTATGACCATTTTTTTCACTTCGATTATTTTGTATTGTTGAGGTAATGTATTGAACTTAACTTCTATGTGATAAAATGGAATAATTTGTACTAAATTTCCCATTACCATATTGTTTTTCATGCACTTCAGACAGAATTTCACACAATATAGCAACTACAAGGCTGAGACGTAGGCAAACAGAGCATATGTAATGCTTCATTTGGTTGTTaagaaaaggaaggaaaggaACAACACTCAGATATTGACACCAAAGTATATTTTATAGCATTGCATCCATGAAACAGACAGTATTGAAATTACAGCAAGCTTATCTAGATTATACCTGCCACCATATTGAAATTACGTCGATGAAGGCAATCACTTCTAATGCAAAAGTGTTGAGAAATGCCCATATAACAGTCAGGCCTATGTACATGCATAAGAATAGCCATTTAGGAGCCAAGTACCCTCCATCCTTATTTGTTCCGGTGCATAATAAAATGATACTCTGCAGTGTTTGTGATCCTGCATAAGCCTTCTCCAAcaagttaagaaaaaaaaaatgattaaactcTTGATTACCATTTACCAGAAATATTAATCAACAAATTCTATAAAATAATGGTAAATTGGTACCTGTGTGCCTATGCCAGCAATGAGCCCTATGGTCTCCAGCCAAGCACAACACCATGATGCAAATGGACCCCATTTAGGGCCAGCCAAGTGGGCAGCCCAGAAGTAGAGAGAACCAGTAGTCTGTAAAATACAAAACCAAGAGAAAGTCAGTTATCTAAAATCAGCAAGAAGCATGCATAGACATTAGCAAGGCATGCAGAAAAAGATCAAATGTGCTAAGAAAGGAGGCTCAGAAGAAGTTTTGGATATAAAAGTCAGCAAAATTTAATTGGCCGTATCCAAATTAGTTCATATTGATTCTTGCATTTTTATGCAAGAGTTGCTCACATATCTCCTGAAACTAAGTAAAGTAATTTCTATCCTCTTTCAAGAAACAAAGTAAAACTTTTATCTGTTCCATTAAAAAGTATCTTATAAAGAGCCTTCTGGCTAAGATAGCTAGTTGATTTCCCTACAGGTTCAAGTTGCAACCAGGTCGTGTTCAAGAGGACTTTACATGGCTCTGGAAATTCCAGAGTGAATATGCTCAATATTGGAAAAAAATTGGAtcacatagagaaaaatatcttaaaagtaaaaaataaataaacagggaaaagagaaaaagcacAAACTGGGAAAGATGAACAGATCTCAGCCATTGCTATTCCAACAAACCAGGTGAAGAAAGATACTACCACCCACCCCCACACAAGAGTTGCAGGACCTGCATACTGAAGGCTGGAACCATACAGAGGAGTAATCCCAGTGAAAAGGGTCATCGTCGAAAACGATATTGCAAGTGTTTTAAACAAAGTCTGCACAAAATAAGCAAGAAGAGAAAATAGTGAAAAGAACATTGCAGGGAGACAGAAACCATAAAAGTAGGATATTCAAATAAAGAATCACCATTTCTCTTCTGAGTTCTTGCTTGTAACCCAGCTCATTGAGCCGCTTCTCCCCGGAATCCATTTCTGGGATTTGCTGCACTTCCCGTTGGATGTGCCCCATGAAATCTTATTTGGTAATTGAGCTCAAAAACCAATTACCAAAAATGAAACTGGACTAGTCCTATGGAACTTGTcctcaagagagagagagagagagaggttgacTTTTAACATATGAACATTATAGAATATCCAGCTTTCGGGAAAAAAGGGTGAAGAATAGCGAGTCAAAGGTGTTGCAATGTTTGAGTTCCCACCAAGGAACAGGAAGACACACTTTCAGTTTCGCACTGGTTTTTGCGTGGCCTATAATTCTTTTGCTTTGTTATTTGGTTACTTCAACGTTGGGAATACAGGCGGTCCAAGAGTGCGGCGAATCACCTCAATCTGTTGTACAACAGCATTGAATATTCTCGATCGGGGCTACAAAACAACATGCAACCAAAGACTTTTGACCACTTCCAACTTGCGAGCATTCAAAAATATCTTTTGACAGCAATCCCACAAACAAACAACGCTTTTCAAGAACTTGGTATATATCCAAATAACTGAAAATCATTCTTCCGTAGATAAAGGTAGAAAAAAGGCCTTTCAAATTTTAGATTATGACAAGATGGGCatagttttcctttaaactggAATTCATTTAATAACAGGTTTTGTCTTTAATACTattcactttttctttcattctatttatcttattttttaactttttgacgtcaatcactttttattactatttaaataaaaaaatcactaccgaacaatattttttcatttttcactttaaaaaaaaaaaaaaaaaaatttactttttctttacatcaatcaatttttactacaatatCAAACCAAAACCTTTTATCAAACACACCTTGGGTTGGAGGAAGTTTTTttaactcagtctataaaaatgacttgtgttatttttttaataacatgtgaaatgcacatgagtttttaatattatttatttcaactttgtccttactattaaaaacgcatgtgcatctcacatgttaataaaaaaatgacacatgttatttttataaacagagttgaaagaattttctctaACCCAGTTTTAAGGAAAACTCTGTCTAAATAAGATACTACATTACTAATGTTGAACTTTTGCActcaccaaacaaaaacaaaacaaaaacaataactcATTCCcttcttatatatatgaaaaatctaaaaaaaaatcacaaaaactcatCTGCGCTTCcctaaacattaaaaattatgtAGCGAACTAAAAGAGCTTCcccatatattattttaatataaatatttctctttaattcctccctcatctttcatttttttgcattttattcaAGATTATGTTaggattttgtaaaaaaattggagaataggtaagaaacttgtattttgtaaagaaatagtATTTTAATTGTATAGGAAAATGTAAGGGAAGTTATAAAGTATATTTGAatatgaaagtaaaaaaaaagttttgtttattaaacttaaggaaaatcaaagggaagtTGTTGCTAGTCTTTAAAGCCCGAACAAATGAAGACCTTTTCTACACTCACATGCTCCTCTCCTATTGCAGGGAATAGGATTCTCGGAACCACTTAGGATtcatttggtttgcggaatagacccctAGAATAGAATGGCTATTCCTATGGAATAGTCATTTTTTCGTTTGGTAAAGGTCTATTTTTGAGAATAATTATTCCCTTGTAAATGACTAATCTCATACATacaggaataactattcctttaaaaaatgagtGAAATTACTATTTCTTATGGAATTAAatagattttccaaaaaaaatcttattattttttttattttaaccctagaatttgttttttattttttttttaaaaaaaagacctGGCCACCTGCTAGCAAGACCTGGGGGTGGTTACACCACCCCCAGAGCACCATAGGGTAGACCCCCGAGGTGCCCCGGGGGTGGTGTGACCACCCCCGATGGATTTCGGGGTGGCCTAGCCATCGCCGATGGTGACGAGGGAGGCTGCAGCCACCCCCGACGATGTTTAGGGGGTGGCCGCAGCCTCCCCCATTGCCATCGtaggtggccaagccacccttGATGCAAGGCCAACCCCAAATCCAtcgggggtggtgcgaccacccccaagtcatgctaggggtggccggccacccctgcAATTCTTGgtttccccttttattttatttttttatatgagttttttttttttttcttttttaaagaatgatggaatttttggtaattttggtttaactctaattagaatatatatgttgttaccaaattaagaataactattccatttCACTTTCCTCTATTTCTCGtaatagttattcattttcctaacgGAATACTTAATCTGCGAACCAAACAGGCCTTAGTGTTTAAAAATGAGCAAAATTTTCTCAACATTAAAATTAGGACAATTTTGCCCCTCATTTACACCAACCTGCTACCCTCCATTTCAAATATGGAGAGGATCGTTCTCCATAAGCTAGAAGTATTCCACTTCATCTTAATTTATGCATGAACTGCAAAAGAAAACGTGCAACAGACGAAATCCTCATGGAAGCAACTAGTAGGAAAACTACTAGAAAAATCCCAACGTACACGTGGATAGATACAGCATGATTTGGGGCACATGCCCAAGGGTTTTCCAGTGGATTGGTTGCAAAGAGATATGTAAACAAAACCTTAATGATGAAGTCTTAATTTCAATCCCATACAGAAAAATAATGTGGAGTACGCCGCTTGAACACTGTGTGAAAAGGATCTTTATAAACTATAACACTATATTCAATCAGATTATATCTTAGTTGCCAATTCCCAATAGCATTTGAAAAATCAGAACATGCAAGAGAATGGTCAGCTACCTGACTATTTTTCTATTCCATTGGTTTGAAAGTTTCTGTAGGCAAAAGCAATGAgcattccattttgttttttaagagcTTTAACGTGCTGATGTTTgttagggaaaacttcatttacTACTCCTAATCTTTCAATTACTTTTGTAATGTCAAccctctttttaaaatttaaagttgaATCAAACGTTTGATGAgtgaaatttccaaaatacccctaagacatttataaaattacaaatataactTAAATTTGGACGAGTTATTTTGGggatttcctttttttcattAGGATTTGATATTGCAAACTTCTAAAAGATGATAAccctaaattgacattttttaaaatttaaaaatctgattataaaagtgataaaagatCAGAGataataagtgaagtttttcctatttGTTAATTAGTGCCGTAGTGGCATATTAGCATTATAGAGCTATAGATAAGGATGTTACAACAACCACATCACCAATCAACAAGAAGGATTTTAGCCAGAGGGAAAAGAATTTTAATACGGTCCATAAACTTAAAATAACATAACACAATGAGCAAAAAAACCCTTGAGGCATTTTGCTGAAGAAATCTTGGTCAAACAATTACCGCTAGACAAAAATAGTACAACTGTATTTCTTTACAACTCAGGGCTATTTGCCAAAATTCATATCAACAAAATGTAAACTCAAGAGATTTGGTGATAAACCGTCACACTCTTCTCCATGTCCTGAAAGGGTGATTCTATTCTTGATCAACCTCAAAGAATGATTCTCTGCCATTTACAATGCATCAGCTAGCATAGGTCACTTCCATTCTAGTGCATTGCGATCAGATTGTAAAATGAGTATGTAAACAgagatgataataataataataatacttctAAATGAGCTTGACTGTGTACAGTGATGATTCTCATATTTTGGATGCTTTTCATGGCCCATGTGAATCATGGAATTGCATCCATATatgcacacacatatatacatgcatgcatacatacatacataaacatatataatgGATGCATAAATATACATGTAGGAAGAGTATGTATCTAAGAGCGGTTTTCCACACTagctttttttccctttttatctttctattttGGTTATGAATTTATGCTTAAGGATGAATTTTAAGCCATCAAGTGACCTGGAAAAAAACTGCACTTGACTTCAATCATATCTACTTTCAGAAAACTCATCTACATTAACTGAACTCAAGACAAGTGATTAGCATTACCTTAGCTGTTGAAGACTCTTGCTAAGGCATAAAAAAGAAGTCAACATAAGAATCAGCTCTAATGTTATGTCACCGGAGCCACATCAAAGGAATGAAGCACTTGCTCCAACATCATTCTTGTGTGGATGTCAAGAGGATTCTCTGGTTTGTCTGAGTAAGCAATATTTAGGAGGTAGAGCTTCTTCGACGCCACAAATGCACCCGAAAAGATCCTTTTCATCCCTCCCCTTGTGCTGTCAACCTTGTACTCAAACTCGTACACTTGTAAGCCTCCCTGGCCCGATCTCTCCGCAACTGAAATAACCTCAGCATCATTTGTACTTTCCTACATGACAGGAGAACTCTTATGACTGCTTGCCTtgaatttttcttcttataaaaAAGGCTGCAGCAATCTCAACCAAGCATCATTTGACCAAATTTGtgatcactcaataaaacatctaagcaGAAGCATTGAGGTTGCACATGCATGACTTAGATTATTTCTCTAGCTGAAGCTTTTAATGTTCTTTCCTGACCTTCAATCAGCCAATCAGTCATGAATATAACAATTAACACTCCAAAATAATCAGTTGACAGATATCAGATGAAGAGAAATGCCACATGTACTTTCAAGTGTTTACTCTCTTACGAGGCAACGAAAATCACCATTCATGTGAAATATACAGATTAATCtgtttaaaattcaattgtgaATTTCAATGCCGCATTAAGAGTACATTTAGCGTTTTTCAATGGACCAAGGCAAAGTGGCATTGGTACGAAACAAGCATATAAGTCATACTCAAAACCGCACCTATCTGAAACTTAATTGTCAAACCAGAAGCAATTGCAATCATCACCAATCGGGCAACGCCCATCGAACAGGCATTGAAACAAACAGTTACCTTGCGCTTTTCGGCTTCTATAAGCTTATCAGCTACAAATTGAGGACTCCCAAACTCTCCGAGGCTTGTAAGACGAACAGGGTTTACCACAACCCCTACACTGTTACTTCCCTTATTTGCCTCCTCAAACAGGACACTTGCCCCCGCTTTATCAACCTATTCACACCCAAAAACTAACCTCAATTATTCAGCCAACAACGGTGAAAGTTTGGGTCGATTTGTATGATAAGGCAATCCATATATACCTTTGTCCAAGAAGAGGGTCTGAGCAGAGTGAAACCCTCCGTGGGATCTGTATACCTTTCAAGCTCCAATTCGCCAGCCAAAATGGCCTTTGTCATGTTTGGCAAAAGCCCAGAAGACCAAAACACTGCAAGAATTGAGAGGCTGAGCTTCCTCCTGCTCAAACAATGTGAGACAAGTGCATCTTTGTGAGGGTCATTACAAATGCTTTTTGGGTGTTGCTGTTGAGTTGATGACAAGGAAATTGAGAAGAAGGTTCTGGGAGATGAGAATGTTGGAGCATTGTTATGCTTCAAGAGATTGTGGGTCCAGAGAGGGAAGCAAATCTGGGAAGCCATTAGAGAAGACGAGGCCTGGACTTCAGCAAGCCTCATCTTCagattttaattcatattcCTTTTAACTGAATATTGGGTT
Protein-coding sequences here:
- the LOC132166184 gene encoding psbP domain-containing protein 2, chloroplastic-like encodes the protein MRLAEVQASSSLMASQICFPLWTHNLLKHNNAPTFSSPRTFFSISLSSTQQQHPKSICNDPHKDALVSHCLSRRKLSLSILAVFWSSGLLPNMTKAILAGELELERYTDPTEGFTLLRPSSWTKVDKAGASVLFEEANKGSNSVGVVVNPVRLTSLGEFGSPQFVADKLIEAEKRKESTNDAEVISVAERSGQGGLQVYEFEYKVDSTRGGMKRIFSGAFVASKKLYLLNIAYSDKPENPLDIHTRMMLEQVLHSFDVAPVT
- the LOC132166704 gene encoding amino-acid permease BAT1 homolog, whose translation is MGHIQREVQQIPEMDSGEKRLNELGYKQELRREMTLFKTLAISFSTMTLFTGITPLYGSSLQYAGPATLVWGWVVVSFFTWFVGIAMAEICSSFPTTGSLYFWAAHLAGPKWGPFASWCCAWLETIGLIAGIGTQAYAGSQTLQSIILLCTGTNKDGGYLAPKWLFLCMYIGLTVIWAFLNTFALEVIAFIDVISIWWQVIGGTVIVIMLPLVAQTTQSASYVFTHFETSPESTGISSKPYAVVLSFLVSQYSLYGYDAAAHLTEETKGADKNGPIAILSSIGIITLFGWAYILALTFSIQDFSYLYDPSNETAGVFVPAQILYDAFYGRYHSGAGAIILLFVIWASFFFGGLSITTSAARVVYALSRDKGVPFSSVWRKIHPKHKVPSNAVWLCAAICILLGLPILKVNVVFTAITSICTIGWVGGYAVPIFARMVMAEENFNPGPFYLGKARRPICLVAFLWICYTCSVFLLPTYYPITWNTFNYAPVALGIGLGLIMLWWVLDARKWFKGPVRNIDSPNGKP